Proteins encoded by one window of Mobula hypostoma chromosome 21, sMobHyp1.1, whole genome shotgun sequence:
- the sapcd2 gene encoding suppressor APC domain-containing protein 2: MDLPLSGAEPQEFPRGFLHSLRTLFDIMDDERRGSVHVLEIESRWRRGGAGQALPPGVLQCLRRAAPASGYLTFERLVAGLRSALLSPGPGGGRESGHSSEWNVGRGSAEQLCPRSAGQVPMIARPGSDHCDGHGEKQKTPLGVRSMNVPGGCVGQELGRHWAPVGEKEQRAEQREARPALWRDASEQRVLEEQRRLKADRKHMNRYQSEAACSGIAYSRRLGRERGETRRHTITSGTDYGALKWMKELEQEKDALLQGLEMIDCARDWYLHHIQAIQDHQRNIGQSSAGSAEAARRTSGRLDQLLPKLQLVSRCLADLTSCSAKPLARSSNVADGPDRSIPASVPGLGNNAQVVSMLKEQNRLLTKEVTTKSERITQLEQEKSALIKQLFAARSRAPMDNSQLDSTFI; encoded by the exons ATGGATCTGCCCCTCTCGGGTGCTGAGCCACAGGAGTTTCCCCGCGGATTCCTGCACAGTCTGCGGACACTCTTCGACATCATGGACGACGAGCGGCGGGGATCGGTGCACGTCCTGGAGATCGAGTCCCGCTGGCGGCGGGGCGGGGCCGGCCAGGCTCTGCCCCCGGGTGTGCTCCAGTGCCTGCGGAGGGCGGCGCCGGCCTCCGGCTACCTGACTTTCGAGAGGTTGGTGGCCGGCCTCCGCTCGGCGCTGCTCAGCCCCGGGCCCGGCGGCGGACGCGAGTCCGGCCACAGCAGCG AGTGGAACGTCGGAAGGGGCAGCGCGGAGCAGCTTTGCCCCAGGTCGGCCGGGCAGGTCCCGATGATCGCCAGACCTGGGTCTGATCACTGCGACGGTCACGGAGAGAAGCAGAAAACCCCCCTGGGGGTGAGGTCCATGAATGTTCCCGGGGGCTGCGTGGGCCAGGAGCTGGGGCGACACTGGGCCCCAGTGGGCGAGAAGGAGCAGCGGGCAGAGCAGAGGGAGGCGAGGCCGGCGCTGTGGCGGGACGCCTCTGAGCAGAGAGTGCTGGAGGAGCAGAGGCGCCTGAAGGCAG ACAGGAAGCACATGAACCGCTACCAGAGCGAGGCTGCCTGCAGTGGAATAGCTTATAGTCGGCGTCTGGGGCGTGAGCGCGGCGAGACACGGCGTCACACCATCACCAGTGGAACAGACTACGGCGCA CTGAAGTGGATGAAGGAGCTGGAGCAGGAGAAAGACGCGCTGCTGCAGGGTCTGGAGATGATTGATTGCGCCCGTGACTGGTACCTCCATCACATCCAGGCCATCCAGGACCATCAGAGGAACATTGGCCAGTCGTCTGCTGGCAGT GCTGAAGCCGCCCGGCGGACCTCGGGGAGGCTGGACCAGCTGCTGCCCAAGCTCCAACTCGTCAGCCGCTGCCTCGCCGACCTCACCTCCTGTTCGGCCAAG CCGCTGGCGAGGTCATCCAATGTGGCAGATGGCCCAGACCGATCCATCCCAGCCAGCGTTCCGGGACTCGGGAACAACGCGCAGGTGGTCAGCATGCTGAAGGAGCAGAACCGGCTACTCACCAAG GAGGTGACCACCAAGAGCGAGCGTATCACCCAGCTGGAACAGGAGAAGTCGGCCCTCATCAAACAACTCTTCGCTGCCCGGTCGCGGGCCCCGATGGACAACAGCCAGCTGGACTCCACCTTCATCTAA